From the genome of Cellvibrio japonicus Ueda107, one region includes:
- a CDS encoding ABC transporter permease, with the protein MWLFIVKRLFQAIPVLFLVITVTFFMVRAAPGGPFDAERAVPPEVLKQLNQRYHLDDPLWKQYLDYLWNVIQGDFGPSFKYPTHSVNDLIASGFPATLELSLYAIGFALLVGLSAGLLAALRRNTWQDYIPMSAAMIGICMPTFVLGPILLLIFGLWLGWLPVAGWGQIPGDKVLPSITLGTAYAAYIARICRGGMLEILSQDYIRTARAKGLSNQRIVLVHALRGGIAPVISYLGPALAGLLAGSFVVETIFQIPGLGRFYVTAAFNRDYTMILGCTIFFAFLIVLFNLLADIVLVWLNPKLRQELGGKR; encoded by the coding sequence ATGTGGTTGTTTATTGTAAAGCGTCTATTCCAGGCGATTCCGGTGCTGTTCCTGGTCATTACTGTGACGTTTTTTATGGTGCGCGCCGCGCCCGGTGGCCCCTTCGATGCCGAGCGGGCTGTACCACCGGAAGTGCTCAAACAGCTTAACCAGCGCTATCACCTGGATGATCCATTATGGAAACAATATCTGGATTATTTATGGAATGTCATCCAGGGGGATTTCGGTCCTTCGTTTAAATATCCCACCCACAGTGTGAATGACCTGATTGCATCCGGTTTTCCTGCAACGCTGGAGCTGTCGTTGTATGCGATTGGTTTTGCATTATTGGTAGGCCTGTCTGCCGGTTTGCTTGCAGCTCTCAGGCGCAATACCTGGCAGGACTATATCCCCATGTCAGCCGCTATGATCGGTATCTGTATGCCGACTTTTGTACTGGGGCCCATTTTGTTGTTGATATTTGGTTTATGGCTGGGGTGGTTGCCCGTTGCCGGATGGGGCCAGATTCCCGGTGATAAAGTCCTGCCATCAATTACCCTGGGCACGGCCTATGCCGCGTATATTGCACGTATCTGCCGTGGAGGTATGCTGGAAATCCTGTCGCAGGATTACATACGCACCGCTCGGGCCAAGGGGCTTTCCAACCAGCGTATTGTATTAGTACACGCTTTGCGCGGTGGTATTGCCCCGGTGATTTCTTATCTTGGCCCTGCATTGGCTGGGTTGTTGGCAGGATCTTTTGTGGTGGAAACGATTTTCCAGATTCCCGGCCTGGGGCGCTTTTATGTCACTGCAGCCTTTAACCGTGATTACACCATGATCCTGGGATGTACTATTTTCTTTGCATTTTTAATTGTGCTGTTTAATTTACTCGCAGACATAGTACTGGTGTGGCTCAACCCGAAATTGCGCCAGGAGCTGGGAGGAAAACGCTGA